A portion of the Sphingobacterium spiritivorum genome contains these proteins:
- a CDS encoding WG repeat-containing protein, which produces MTKNSYLLLFIYCLFINYGCSQGKKNDIEQTRAELEEYIGESENMIDLARLEFSVKPVQANSNKAFDEKDEHNFTDQQTQYLSIDDFLSTVNKDFFMTTEVGKPKSFVSISLNLLEANELLGLGDGVDEVYAVAPQFKPSILHFWDGTSADAKYKADKNAEELEYNHFLVDAIKPIRSVDFDVEFRHHTSTPYRLDSSHPKVKIGNDWIEMKNNAEGEVKLSYPKSLSEKLNDVQAFYKNDRAFKKSGSSSYNISSAQTIIWLEKSLPVYKEAIALIDQQKLKTDQEVDAFLKSKLPKKPAEDAQMEFAKYYFTGPVNYIMVYVKNDKPQNVTKKVNVKLLKQIEAIGKEGYFTAVDGAEELKGIVNVNGDWIINPIYDDIKAMGEEKFSVREGRIGTPKKLDAKNKKFIDLLP; this is translated from the coding sequence ATGACTAAAAACAGCTACTTGTTATTATTTATATATTGTTTATTTATTAATTACGGTTGTTCGCAAGGTAAAAAGAACGACATTGAACAAACCAGAGCTGAACTAGAGGAGTACATCGGGGAATCTGAAAATATGATCGATTTAGCACGGCTGGAGTTTAGTGTAAAACCTGTACAAGCGAATTCGAACAAAGCTTTTGACGAAAAAGACGAGCATAATTTTACAGATCAACAAACACAATATCTTTCAATAGATGATTTCCTTTCGACAGTAAATAAAGATTTTTTCATGACGACTGAAGTCGGAAAGCCAAAGAGTTTTGTCTCAATTTCACTTAATCTATTGGAAGCAAATGAATTGTTAGGATTAGGAGATGGTGTGGATGAAGTTTATGCAGTGGCGCCTCAGTTTAAACCAAGTATATTACATTTCTGGGATGGAACTTCAGCAGATGCTAAGTATAAAGCAGATAAAAATGCAGAAGAATTAGAGTATAACCATTTTCTGGTAGATGCTATAAAACCTATACGCTCTGTTGATTTTGATGTTGAGTTCAGGCATCATACTTCTACTCCTTATCGATTGGATAGTTCACATCCAAAAGTAAAAATTGGGAACGATTGGATAGAAATGAAAAACAACGCTGAAGGCGAGGTTAAATTGAGCTATCCAAAATCTTTGTCAGAGAAGCTGAATGATGTACAGGCTTTTTATAAGAACGATAGGGCATTTAAGAAATCAGGAAGTAGTTCGTACAATATTTCATCTGCACAGACCATAATATGGTTAGAAAAATCACTGCCTGTTTATAAAGAAGCAATTGCGTTAATTGATCAGCAAAAATTAAAGACAGATCAGGAAGTTGACGCCTTTTTAAAAAGTAAACTACCTAAAAAACCTGCTGAGGATGCTCAAATGGAGTTTGCAAAATATTATTTCACAGGACCTGTAAACTATATAATGGTGTATGTGAAAAATGACAAACCGCAAAATGTCACGAAAAAAGTTAACGTTAAATTGCTAAAACAAATAGAAGCAATTGGTAAAGAGGGTTATTTCACAGCCGTTGACGGAGCCGAAGAATTGAAGGGTATAGTCAATGTAAATGGCGATTGGATTATCAATCCTATTTACGATGATATTAAAGCGATGGGTGAAGAGAAATTCAGCGTAAGAGAAGGTAGAATTGGCACTCCGAAAAAATTAGATGCCAAGAACAAGAAATTCATTGATTTACTACCTTAA
- a CDS encoding thiol-activated cytolysin family protein produces the protein MIKLHSYLILSLTVLSVVSCKKNGIDEPKPPIIEQQARSKKEIVDSLKTDLVKKGYSISSQVINQDSTKVNFRVSRANSIKEFGVFEPGGGSDQKTYPDLYTGSVFNGNVFVKDGVYSTGLPLEGKTLPLNQDIVIVGKNKVKIAEAKQLELRNSSLKQFQSDILRQIGEPAINQHVGDVSLKTGFFSSFTDVKDSVFFNRSNMYLDSFKPGVGLLEYAPDNTPVPGKGVFAFFRQDYYSIQIDKTKAGWKFLEEELSNALQVERMPIFINSITYGRYGFVTIEGNQSQEIMAMLNKAIANFDSLSEFERTILSKSTIRCYFFGTPEDWRFSQLLQSSLGRLQLFTEIMNQKTYKFRPFGDAPTFYSFSSVKDNSAFIGSTLERDMEFDLKDIL, from the coding sequence ATGATTAAATTACACTCTTACCTTATTTTGTCTTTGACTGTTCTCTCTGTAGTATCATGCAAAAAAAATGGTATCGACGAACCAAAACCACCAATAATAGAGCAGCAGGCACGTTCAAAAAAAGAGATTGTTGATTCTCTGAAAACTGACCTTGTAAAAAAGGGGTATTCCATATCCAGTCAGGTTATCAATCAGGACAGTACAAAAGTAAATTTCCGGGTTTCCCGTGCGAATAGTATAAAAGAATTCGGTGTTTTTGAACCCGGGGGTGGCTCAGACCAAAAGACATATCCGGATCTGTATACAGGCAGTGTTTTCAATGGAAATGTATTCGTAAAAGATGGTGTATATTCTACGGGATTACCCCTTGAAGGAAAAACGTTACCTCTCAATCAGGATATTGTAATTGTTGGAAAGAATAAAGTCAAGATAGCTGAAGCAAAGCAGCTGGAACTCCGAAATTCCAGTCTCAAACAGTTTCAATCTGATATATTGAGACAAATCGGTGAACCCGCTATAAATCAGCATGTAGGGGATGTATCCCTCAAAACCGGATTCTTCTCCAGTTTTACTGATGTAAAAGACTCTGTATTCTTTAACAGATCTAACATGTATTTGGACAGCTTTAAACCGGGTGTCGGATTACTGGAATACGCTCCGGATAATACACCCGTACCAGGAAAAGGTGTTTTTGCATTCTTCAGACAAGACTATTACAGTATACAAATAGATAAAACAAAGGCCGGATGGAAATTCTTAGAAGAAGAGTTAAGTAATGCTTTACAAGTGGAGCGCATGCCAATTTTTATAAATTCCATTACTTATGGACGATATGGATTTGTAACCATAGAAGGTAACCAGTCACAAGAAATAATGGCAATGCTAAATAAGGCTATTGCTAATTTTGACAGTTTATCTGAATTTGAACGTACTATTTTAAGCAAGTCCACTATACGCTGTTACTTTTTTGGAACGCCTGAAGACTGGAGATTCAGTCAATTGCTTCAGTCATCCTTAGGAAGATTACAGTTGTTTACTGAAATCATGAATCAAAAGACCTACAAATTCAGACCATTTGGAGATGCTCCAACATTCTATTCCTTTTCTTCTGTGAAAGACAATTCAGCATTTATCGGTTCTACTTTAGAGAGAGATATGGAATTTGACTTGAAGGATATTTTATAG
- a CDS encoding WG repeat-containing protein — protein MKKLTTTLLFGLLCVSLYAQDLEPLKDENDKIAFFDENEKAVTPFKYDGVGYSGDGCYGVKANGKWGFINEKGKEIIPLIYDDIMGFNGGFAPVERNGKWGVINKKGQEIIPAKYDNIPRIYEGLAQVEINDKCGFLDKTGKEIIPLKYDLASDFQNGYARVRLNDKWGLIDKKGNEIIPLKYDDVSGFENGKAEVVENGRKFYIDKSGKEVK, from the coding sequence ATGAAAAAGCTAACTACAACACTACTCTTTGGTCTTCTCTGCGTATCGTTATATGCACAGGATTTGGAACCCTTAAAAGACGAAAATGATAAAATCGCTTTCTTTGATGAAAATGAAAAAGCCGTCACTCCATTCAAATATGATGGTGTGGGATATTCCGGAGATGGCTGTTACGGAGTAAAGGCTAATGGAAAATGGGGATTTATCAATGAAAAAGGAAAAGAGATTATTCCGTTGATCTATGACGATATAATGGGGTTTAACGGAGGCTTCGCTCCTGTAGAACGAAATGGAAAATGGGGAGTGATCAATAAAAAAGGACAAGAAATTATTCCTGCAAAATATGACAATATACCTCGTATATATGAAGGACTTGCTCAAGTTGAAATAAACGATAAATGTGGCTTTCTGGACAAAACAGGAAAAGAGATTATTCCTTTAAAATATGACCTGGCTTCTGATTTTCAAAACGGATATGCTCGTGTAAGACTGAATGATAAGTGGGGACTAATTGACAAAAAGGGTAATGAAATCATTCCTCTGAAATACGATGACGTATCCGGATTCGAAAATGGTAAAGCTGAAGTTGTAGAAAATGGCAGGAAGTTCTACATAGACAAATCGGGGAAAGAAGTGAAATAG